A single window of Acanthopagrus latus isolate v.2019 chromosome 1, fAcaLat1.1, whole genome shotgun sequence DNA harbors:
- the tyrp1b gene encoding tyrosinase-related protein 1b, translating into MHSQSMWRLGLLLVTLCATQTLAQFPRECVSPEGLLSGQCCPSLSGAAGDECGSSTGRGQCVAIAADNRRHGPQYPYAGRDDRERWPLRFFNRSCQCNGNFTGYNCGRCRHGLTGPNCDQRISVVRRNIMQMSTAEKQAFVSALDQAKRTVHPDLVICTRRYQEVLGPDGNTPQFENITIYNYFVWSHYYSVSKTFLGPSQASFGGVDFSHEGPGFVTWHRFHLLQLERDMQDMLGDPTFALPYWNFAIGGSDCDICTDDLLGARSSFDMSSLSPNSVFSQWRVICESVDDYDTMGTVCNSTETSPIRRNPAGNVARPMVQRLPEPQDVLDCLELNTFDTPPYYSTSSESFRNTIEGYSAPQGMYDPVVRSLHNLAHLFLNGTGGQTHLSPNDPIFVLLHTFTDAIFDEWLSRHQAGELVYPEENAPIGHNRRANMVPFWPPVTNAEMFLPAPDNLGYSYEVQWPTPAYTLSEIITIAIVAAVLVVAVVGGVIACAVRARSYRSAEALEPLLGETFRRYSEDDRRLDKSQSVV; encoded by the exons atgCACAGTCAGAG CATGTGGAGATTGGGTCTCCTGCTGGTGACCCTGTGTGCCACCCAAACGCTGGCCCAGTTCCCCCGGGAGTGTGTGAGCCCCGAGGGGCTGCTGAGCGGCCAGTGCTGCCCGTCTCTTTCGGGGGCGGCGGGGGACGAGTGTGGCTCCAGCACGGGGAGGGGCCAGTGCGTGGCCATCGCTGCAGACAACCGGCGCCACGGTCCCCAGTACCCTTATGCTGGACGTGACGACAGAGAGAGGTGGCCGCTGAGATTCTTCAACCGCAGCTGCCAGTGTAATGGGAATTTCACTGGCTACAACTGCGGCCGCTGTCGACACGGGCTGACTGGACCGAACTGTGATCAGAGGATCTCTGTGG TAAGGAGGAACATCATGCAGATGAGCACAGCTGAGAAGCAGGCGTTTGTGAGTGCTTTGGACCAGGCGAAGAGGACCGTCCACCCCGACTTGGTCATCTGCACAAGACG GTACCAGGAGGTGCTCGGGCCCGACGGCAACACCCCGCAGTTTGAGAACATCACCATTTACAACTACTTTGTTTGGAGCCACTACTACTCGGTCAGTAAAACCTTCCTCGGGCCGAGCCAGGCCAGCTTTGGCGGCGTCGACTTCTCCCACGAGGGCCCCGGCTTCGTCACTTGGCACCGatttcatctgctgcagctggagagagacatgcaG GACATGCTGGGCGACCCCACCTTTGCCCTGCCTTACTGGAACTTTGCCATCGGAGGCAGCGATTGCGACATCTGCACCGACGACCTGCTGGGAGCCAGGAGCTCTTTCGACATGAGCTCCCTCAGCCCCAACTCCGTGTTCTCCCAGTGGAGGGTCATCTGCGAGAGCGTGGACGACTACGACACGATGGGCACCGTCTGCAACA GCACAGAGACCAGCCCCATCAGGAGGAACCCGGCGGGCAACGTGGCTCGGCCCATGGTGCAGAGGCTGCCAGAGCCCCAGGATGTGTTGGACTGTCTGGAGCTCAACACCTTCGACACCCCACCTTACTACTCCACCTCCTCCGAGAGCTTCAGGAACACGATTGAAG GCTACAGCGCCCCCCAGGGGATGTACGACCCGGTGGTCCGCAGCCTCCACAACTTAGCTCACCTCTTCCTCAACGGGACGGGCGGACAGACTCACCTTTCGCCCAACGATCCCATCTTCGTCCTGCTGCACACGTTCACCGACGCCATCTTCGACGAGTGGCTCAGCAGGCACCAAGCGG GTGAACTAGTTTACCCAGAGGAGAACGCTCCGATTGGGCACAACCGCAGAGCCAACATGGTTCCCTTCTGGCCTCCTGTCACCAACGCTGAGATGTTTCTCCCTGCCCCAGACAATCTGGGATACTCTTATGAGGTCCAGTGGCCAA CTCCTGCCTACACCCTGTCTGAGATCATCACCATCGCCATCGTTGCGGCGGTgctggtggtggcggtggtgggaGGCGTCATTGCCTGCGCCGTGCGTGCCCGCTCCTACCGCTCAGCCGAGGCCCTGGAGCCGCTGCTGGGGGAGACCTTCCGACGTTACTCAGAGGATGACCGAAGGCTGGACAAATCACAGTCTGTTGTCTAA